The nucleotide sequence TCACTGATAATTTTACGGTTTCAGCTTGGTTCAATGCTCGTCAATTTAGTAATTATGGTACGATTATTAGTCGTCAGACTTATCCTTATAATGGTGGCTGGGGGTTGGTTGAAGGCAGCGCCATATTTTCTTTTATTGCTTTCCAGGGTGCCTCTTATCAATATTTATATGTTAATGCTAATCCACCAGTTAATGAATGGCATCATTTAGCGGTTGTCGTACACAATGGAACGCGCTATACTTATTTAGATGGCGTTCAGCAGTCAGCAACCGATACTTTTCCTCCGACACAAAATCCTGGTGCCCAGGCTGTAATTGGACGTTTTTATAGCAACTATAATAATTATTATTTCAACGGTTTAATTGATGAAGTTAAAGTATGGAATCGGGCTCTTTCGGTTAGTGAAATTATCGAGTTAGCTTCAGCGTCGCAAGCTACAACAACTGGCATCAAACCAGTATCTGGAACTTGGGGGGAAAGGTAAAAGTAAATTTTATTTTAAAAACAAGGATAAATAATGCCAGCTTATAAATATGTAGTAAGAGATAGACTAGGAAAAAAAGTGAAAGGCTTTTCAATTGCCGGAGATCGTAAGCTATTAGCCGAAGATTTATCAAAGTTGGGCTACATCTTTATATCAGCTGATGAGGTAAGCAGTCTCAAGAAAGGTAAGACAGTAAAGATTAAAAAGAAGGATACCCTTGCTCTTACTCGGAACCTAGCCGCTCTTTTAAATGGCGGTATACCCTTGCTTGAATCGATGACTACTTTGATTGGGGATACTTCGGAACTAGACCAGTTAAGTATTCTCGTTAGTATTAAGAGCTATGTTGAGGCTGGTGGTACTTTTCGCGATGCTCTTTCGCTTCATCCGAAGATATTCACTGAATTGTACCGAGCGGTTGTAGCCGGTGGAGAAGCAACCGGAAGATTGGGGGCTGCCCTTGAACAGATGTCTGATTATTTGGAATGGCAGCAAGACCTTCAGGGAAGGATTAAAGGTTTAGCAATATATCCGATTATTCTTTCAGTTATTATGTTGTTAGCTGTACTGGTAATAGTTGTTTTTGTTCTTCCTAAATTCGAAACTTTATTCTCTGATTTTGGCGCCGAGTTGCCATTGGTTACTCAATTGGCAATGTCTTTTAGTAAATTGGCTGAAAAAACTTGGTACTGGATGTTGGGGGGTATCTTTTTATTAGTATTTGTGGTAAAATTATTAATAAAGAAGTTTTATGCTTTAGCTTTGATTTATGATAAGTATAAACTTAAAGTGCCGATTTTCGGTGATGTTGTTTACAAGTTATGCGTTTCACGTTTTGCTCGTTCGACCTATCTTTGTTTGTTTAACGGGATACCAATTGTAACGACTCTTGAGATGGTACGCCAAACTATAGGAAATAAATATTTAGAGTCGGCTGTGGATATGGTTAAGAAGAGTGTATTCACTGGTGGTGAGTTGTCGGCCGCACTCTCTGGCACTAATGTATTTCCGAGTTTTATGGTTCGCATGGTTCACGTTGGTGAAAATGCTGGTGACTTATCCGAAGGCTTTAACAAGACTTGTAAGTTTTACGACAAGGAGATACCGAGAATAATTAGTGCTGTATTTGCAATTTTAGAACCTTTAATAATTGTTGGTTTGGGAGTAGCAGTTATGGCCCTTGCTTTTATTGTATTTTTACCATTGACGCAACTTTTATCAAAAGTAGGTTAAGATGAAGCAAATTATAGCCGTTGATATTGGTGCCTGTCTAACTAAGATTGCTATTGCTGAGCCAAAGCGCAATGTGTTAGAAGTTACTAGTTTAAAGCACTTTTCGACACCTTATCAAAGAGAAGATGAATTTGATGAGGAGGCTTTTTTTGAAAAACTTTTTTCACTCGTGCCGCAAAATAAAATTAAAGCGGCTCAACTAGCTATCGGGCTTCCCTCGCCAACTACTAATTTTGCCTTTTTTGAAATACCGGCCATGGCTCGTTCTGACTTGCAAAGAGCAATTATTAGCGAAGCCCAAAGAACCATTCGTCCGACCCCCACCGACACTGATATTTTAAGATACGTTGTTATTAAAAACCCAAAGTCTAAAGAAGCTCACCATACTAGCGTTTTGGCTGGGGCCGGAATTGAGGCTGATATTTTGCGTCATTATTCTTTATTTGAGCATCGAGGCATTGCTCCGAGTTTTGTTGGTTCCTCGGCTTCAAGTTTAATGGTCTATCCTTTAGGTTACTATTCGGATTTACCGGAGAACTGGTGTTTTGTGGATATTGGTTACACCAATACCACGATTGTTATTTTTTCCGGAGCGATACCGACTTTAGTACGGACAATTCTTTTTGCTAGTCGAGATTTTATTCGAGCAATTTCAACTGATAAAAAAATAGAAATGGAGGAAGCTCATCGGCTATTCTTGAAACGTGAAGCCCAGGAAGTGGTTAACACCAGCTGGGAATACCTTGTTTCAGAAATCAGGCGTTCCTTTGCTTACTATAAGGAAATTTCAGCCGGCAAGCCAATTGAGGGCGTGTATTTTACCGGAGGTATATTTTCGGTAGCGCCTTATATTGATGTTTTAAAAAAGAATGTTGGTGGAAAAGTTGAATTGTTCAATGTTTCTTCGGTAAAGAAGCTTTCACTGGAGGGGATTAATCCGGAAGAACGATCAGCGGCTAACTATTTCTTTGCAAATTCTTTGGGTTTAGCCTTATCAGTTGAGGAAAAAAAGCAAACCTTAAACTTTTTACCTTCGTCGGCCTTAAAGGAAAAACAGACTGAAACAGTTAAGTCATTGATTCAACAGGTTTTAACCTTTGTTGCTATAGGGTTAATCGTTATTCTTTGTCTTTTGCTATTTGGAGTTATAGCTGCCAAAAGTAAACAAAAGTTCGAGACTAAAACATTTTCTGAGGAAGAATATAACCAAGTTGTCGCAGCCGAGCAAGATATCTTAGCCCTTGAGAATGAGATTTCTGCTCAGAATGCTTTTGTTGAAGCGAAAAGTAAACTAAATCAATCACGGCGAAAAGTGTTTATGACTATTGCTAAATATATACCTACCAATGCTTATTTAACTACAAGTGAGATTACTAAAGGCAGTTCATCATCCGGAGGTGGCCGCGGGGCACAACGCGGAAGTCGAGGTAGTAGCTCAAGCTCGAATGAAGGGGAGTCTTTAAAGTGTGAGGGTTGGATTCAGGGAAGCTATGAAGATACTATCGAGCAGCTTAAACTTTTTATTAAAAAACTTTCAAAATCAGGTGTTTTTAGTAAGGTTGTGCTTAGCGAAGTTCCACCGCTTGAAGATGAGGTTTTCCAGCCTTTTGACAGTGATTTTACAGTCAAAGCAAGAAGGCCATTTAAATTTGAACTAGAGTTAAAAAATGAGTGAAAAAAAGCAGTTAAAAATACCCAAGTTGAACCTTGAGACATTAAAACAAAACTTTGTAATAGTTGTGGCTATTGTTATGGTTTTTGTTTTTGTTATTGATCTTTTTATTTTTAGCACTATTCGAAAAACCAATGCTCAGATTAAAGTTTTACAAGATAAAAAAGCAAAGGCAGAATCAGCAAGTGCGAAGATTGGAAAGTTTGCTAATGAAAAATTATATCTTAGCACTGAAAATTTCGAAAGAAAGGTCCCTTACAATGCTATTCCGCCGGTAGCAGCTATGCAGCAAGCCGGAATTATTATTAGTAGGGTTGGCGCTCGAGGCACATTAATCATCAGCAAAAAGAAAAGCGAGCCGTCTAGCTCTCAAGGTCAGTCTAGCTCTAATGAGGACCAGGACATAAGTGCTGTAGGTTCTAAAACGCTTAAGGAAACGGAGTTTTCTTATAAATTTAAAAGTAATTATGAAAATTTAATGAAAATTTTAGAGGAGCTATCAGTTGCTGAACCGTTATTAGTTATCCGAGGTTTTGTGATTAAGCGTATTGATTCCGACGCCCCACTCGGTGAGCCTATCGCCGGGACACCTTTTTTTAAAATACCGGAAGTTACCGGAGATGAGCGTAATTTAGAGGTAGAGCTGATTTTATCTTCTTTCTCAGAACTTTCACCCGATGGGGGGATATAGATGATAGAGTGGCGTTAATTTTAAATTTTTTCATACCTGCCTTTTTGGTTTACATTTTCCTAGAAAGATGAAATTAAAAACAAGCAAAACCCAAACTTTACTTTATGTCGGGTTTGTTCTTTTGGCTGTTGCTATGATTACGACAATAGTCATAACCGGTACAATAAGCAGCATAAAAACCGCCAATCAACAGGGCAAGGGGGCTGAAGCTTATCAATTGGCTATGGCTGGTATTGAACGAGCTAAGACCGAATTAACTGCTAATTGGGATACTTGGACTATGGATACTCTTTTGGATGAGGATCCACATCGCGGAGATACAACTGGTTTAGATGAAACCGAAGCTCTCGGAGAAGGACAATATTGGGTTCGGGTTTTAGACACTGTTCCGGCTGATCCTGATAAGTTATGGATTATTTCTCATGGCTGGGTGGATGATGCCCATCGGATTATTGAGGTCGAGTTCCAACGGCCTACGGTAGCTGCGCTTGATCCGAGCTTGGTTGCTCACTACCCCTTTGAAGGCGATGCAACTGACTTAAGCATTTATGAAAATCACGGAATTGAAGCTGGAAATATTGCCTATGGCGTTGGTAAATTTGGCCGAGCTAAAAGATTTGACGGAAACGGTGACTATGTTGATTGCGGCACTGATCCAAGTTTGGACTTAGGGGGTTCTTTTACCATTAGCGCTTGGGTTAATCCTACTGTTTTAGAAAGTTATGCTGGCATTGTTAGTAAAGATTCTAATAGATGGTCTCCCTACAGTTATATGGCTGTAACTCATGGTTCCTATATGGGTATTTTTGATAATGCCGCCTGGCGGTTCTCTGCCCCAGGGGTGATCAGCGCCAACACTTGGCATCATCTTGTTTGGGTTCATCAATCTGGTACGGTCACACTTTATGTAGACCGAGCACTTGTCGGCACAAGTCTTATGCTTGACACTGACGACCCCAATGATAATACTTATATCGGTAGTTGGTATTCAGGACACACGGCTTATGATTTTAATGGTTATATCGATGAAGTTAAGATTTGGAACCGGGCGCTGAATATAGCTGAGATTGAGGCAGAAAACCGGCGCACAGACCCGATCGCCCACTACCCCTTTGAAGGTAATGCCTTTGATGCTAGTGGTAATGGAAATAACGGAACCGAAGGCGGAGACATTGCCTATTCTACCGGTAAAATTGACCAGGCTAAAAATTTTGATGGTAGCGGAGATTATGCCTTAATACCGGCAACAAGCAATTTTGATCTTCAAGATATGACTATTTCTTGTTGGACCTATTCTGATAATTATGATGCTAATATGTTTATGTTTGAAAAAACTACCAATGACAGCGTTAATACTCAGTATTCGTTATTTTTTAATGGTGGTGGAAGCAGTAGTCAAATTTATTTTCGTACCTACGGCCTTTCTGCCGTAAATCTTGTAGCTACCGATCATGCTAACGGTCCAGTAGATGGTCAATACAATCATATTGCTGCTACCTATACTTCGGCAACTGGCACAAAGAAGATATATTGTAATGGTAACGAAATAGCCACGGTTAGCGGCCTTAGCGGAACAATCAATACAAATCCGGCTGGTACGTCTTGGATTGGAGCTTATGGCGGTGGAGCAGGATATCCTTTTAATGGCCAAATTGACGATCTTAAAATTTGGAACCGAGCATTGACTGCCGATGAAGTTAGGGCCGAATTTATCGAAGGAAATGATGGTTTGGTCGCTTACTATCCTTTTGAGGGGAATGCCAATGATCTAAGCGGCATCGGAAATCACGGAACTCAATTTGGAAACGTTTCTTATGGCACTGGAAAGTTCGGTCGAGCTAAATTTTTTGACGGAAGCGGTGATTATGTTGATTGCGGCAGCGATTCAAGTCTTGATTTTAGTAACGCTTTTACGATTAGCGCCTGGATTAATCCAACTACCTTAAAAAACTATGCTGGTGTTGTTTCTAAAGATTCTAATCGATGGTCACCTTATAGTTATATGGCGGTTTCTCATGGTTCCGGGTATATGGGGATTTATAGTGGTGGTTGGCTGTGGGCTGCAGCTAGTCCCGGATTAATTCAAGTTAATAACTGGTCTCATCTTACCTGGGTTTATCAGAATAACCTAATTTATTTTTATATTGATGGGGCACCGGTAGGCACAAGTGCTATGGCCTACACCGATGACCCCAATGATAATACTTATATCGGTAGTTGGTATTCCGGTGGTACTGGTTATGATTTTAGGGGTTACATCGATGAAGTTAAGATTTGGAACAAGGCTCTAAGTGCTGATGAAATTGCCGAGAATTATCGTGGTGGGGTGACTGCCCAATCAATAAGGCAGGGCTTAGTCGCTGACTATCCTTTTGAAAATAATAGCTGGGCTGATTTAAGCGGTTTAGGAAATGATGGTACAGCTCAAGGAGGTGCTTCTTTTGTCGCTGATGGACAAGTCGGCCAGGCTGCTAGTTTTGATGGTATTAATGATCGTGTAATTGTTGATGATGACCCGTCCATATCTGGATTAAATGCGGTGACAGTTTCAGCCTGGATTAGGGCTCAAGATTTTGGTGTCGGCGGTGATTATAATTTTGTTGCTACTAAATCTAATTGGGATGACAATCGGGAGTATAGGATAAGAATTGAGAATGGAAATACCCTTGTCTGGCATATAAGTAATGATGGTAATGATCCAGGAGGTGCAGAGAATTCGATCCCGGTCGCTGGAAACCTAAACCTTAATCAATGGCACCATCTAGTCGGAACTTATAGTGATACGGATTCTTTATGTAGACTTTATGTTGATGGTAGTCTTAAAGACACTGACACCTGTGAAGCTGGA is from Candidatus Omnitrophota bacterium and encodes:
- a CDS encoding type II secretion system F family protein, whose product is MPAYKYVVRDRLGKKVKGFSIAGDRKLLAEDLSKLGYIFISADEVSSLKKGKTVKIKKKDTLALTRNLAALLNGGIPLLESMTTLIGDTSELDQLSILVSIKSYVEAGGTFRDALSLHPKIFTELYRAVVAGGEATGRLGAALEQMSDYLEWQQDLQGRIKGLAIYPIILSVIMLLAVLVIVVFVLPKFETLFSDFGAELPLVTQLAMSFSKLAEKTWYWMLGGIFLLVFVVKLLIKKFYALALIYDKYKLKVPIFGDVVYKLCVSRFARSTYLCLFNGIPIVTTLEMVRQTIGNKYLESAVDMVKKSVFTGGELSAALSGTNVFPSFMVRMVHVGENAGDLSEGFNKTCKFYDKEIPRIISAVFAILEPLIIVGLGVAVMALAFIVFLPLTQLLSKVG
- a CDS encoding LamG domain-containing protein encodes the protein MKLKTSKTQTLLYVGFVLLAVAMITTIVITGTISSIKTANQQGKGAEAYQLAMAGIERAKTELTANWDTWTMDTLLDEDPHRGDTTGLDETEALGEGQYWVRVLDTVPADPDKLWIISHGWVDDAHRIIEVEFQRPTVAALDPSLVAHYPFEGDATDLSIYENHGIEAGNIAYGVGKFGRAKRFDGNGDYVDCGTDPSLDLGGSFTISAWVNPTVLESYAGIVSKDSNRWSPYSYMAVTHGSYMGIFDNAAWRFSAPGVISANTWHHLVWVHQSGTVTLYVDRALVGTSLMLDTDDPNDNTYIGSWYSGHTAYDFNGYIDEVKIWNRALNIAEIEAENRRTDPIAHYPFEGNAFDASGNGNNGTEGGDIAYSTGKIDQAKNFDGSGDYALIPATSNFDLQDMTISCWTYSDNYDANMFMFEKTTNDSVNTQYSLFFNGGGSSSQIYFRTYGLSAVNLVATDHANGPVDGQYNHIAATYTSATGTKKIYCNGNEIATVSGLSGTINTNPAGTSWIGAYGGGAGYPFNGQIDDLKIWNRALTADEVRAEFIEGNDGLVAYYPFEGNANDLSGIGNHGTQFGNVSYGTGKFGRAKFFDGSGDYVDCGSDSSLDFSNAFTISAWINPTTLKNYAGVVSKDSNRWSPYSYMAVSHGSGYMGIYSGGWLWAAASPGLIQVNNWSHLTWVYQNNLIYFYIDGAPVGTSAMAYTDDPNDNTYIGSWYSGGTGYDFRGYIDEVKIWNKALSADEIAENYRGGVTAQSIRQGLVADYPFENNSWADLSGLGNDGTAQGGASFVADGQVGQAASFDGINDRVIVDDDPSISGLNAVTVSAWIRAQDFGVGGDYNFVATKSNWDDNREYRIRIENGNTLVWHISNDGNDPGGAENSIPVAGNLNLNQWHHLVGTYSDTDSLCRLYVDGSLKDTDTCEAGGIFNGTANLAIGGSGDNGASGNQDDFHGRVDEVKIWNRALGVDEIEWLYANEVGNNGLVAYYPLENSLADLSGNGNTATTNGLSFTSGKFGRGASFDGNDYMQVLSSASLPWGGALRTNYSIAYWFKTSDPYSGLHGVYSLAAGSNGHDRHLYLWAGNTYQRVWSNQVINTLGENYADSKWHHVVQWLKSGVAQRTYIDGKAVAAGSKHTSDFTWPDRIWFGHSADRGYFTGLLDDIRIYNRPLFDFEIKNLASGLVAYYPFEGNATDASGNGNHGTEEGGVSYSEAEPDRAAVFDGSNDCVSVNSFGNFETMTVSAMVYRTGATSARESIVSYKEGAGVNQGFVLCLNENGSSQYPRIYVQVNGVWRAVEQTVAIPLNTWVHLAASYDGTTIRLYRDGVQVASGNYAGSMTNDGSQMIGIGARASLNTYWFPGQIDEVKIWSSALGADDIKTEYIEANNGLVAYYPFEGDATDLSGLGNHGVESGNIAYLPGKFSQAKNFDGNNDYVNCGSDLSLDLGDSFTISAWINPTVLKNYAGIVSKDSNRGAPYSYLAVSHGLGYMGIYNNAVWQWSHPGLISTGKWQNVIWLHKNGQLGFFVDGVLFNVISMTYPDDPSDNTYIGSWSPSYDFNGLIDDVKIWNRAISDKEIGEIVVDPSSVSTPAEGLKPVSGTWGER
- the pilM gene encoding pilus assembly protein PilM, giving the protein MKQIIAVDIGACLTKIAIAEPKRNVLEVTSLKHFSTPYQREDEFDEEAFFEKLFSLVPQNKIKAAQLAIGLPSPTTNFAFFEIPAMARSDLQRAIISEAQRTIRPTPTDTDILRYVVIKNPKSKEAHHTSVLAGAGIEADILRHYSLFEHRGIAPSFVGSSASSLMVYPLGYYSDLPENWCFVDIGYTNTTIVIFSGAIPTLVRTILFASRDFIRAISTDKKIEMEEAHRLFLKREAQEVVNTSWEYLVSEIRRSFAYYKEISAGKPIEGVYFTGGIFSVAPYIDVLKKNVGGKVELFNVSSVKKLSLEGINPEERSAANYFFANSLGLALSVEEKKQTLNFLPSSALKEKQTETVKSLIQQVLTFVAIGLIVILCLLLFGVIAAKSKQKFETKTFSEEEYNQVVAAEQDILALENEISAQNAFVEAKSKLNQSRRKVFMTIAKYIPTNAYLTTSEITKGSSSSGGGRGAQRGSRGSSSSSNEGESLKCEGWIQGSYEDTIEQLKLFIKKLSKSGVFSKVVLSEVPPLEDEVFQPFDSDFTVKARRPFKFELELKNE